CTTGCAGCAAGACCTTGCGTACGAAATGCATGAAGGGTGCTCAATGCGTCCGCTACGGTTCTCCCAGCTATGAACTGAGCAGCCAGTGAATCCAGCGCTCGCTTGAGTATTGTGGGAACGACTCGATCCAGGTCTGTTCGCCTGGATAGGCGATCCACCGCAATCCTCAATTCGGGAGGTATGGCATCCACATCGGAAAAATACTCTTGAAAAAGTTTGTAAACTGCCGAATCGGTCTTCAGGGTCGGCAGAACGTCCACAAACCTGAGCAACCTGGCTCTGAAGTCTTGATCCTGAATGGCCCAGCCGATAATTTTACCTTTCCATTTTTTCCGGTTGAAAAGAGTCGGGACTTCATCCCCCATGAACGAGTACATGATCTTCGCTTTTTCAAGGGCAAGTTGCTCCACATGCTCGGAAAAGCTCATAGGCTCGGGACCTTTCATGGTGTCGTTGGCATCATTATAGCTGGTTTACGATGTGAACGTTGATAGGGAAATCGAAGGCCGTGCGGTTTCATTAACACGTTGAGAGTGCCCGCTACGCAACTCTCTATCGGTAGGAGGAGGGGCGAAGCGACCATGCATCTGCAAGAGTTCTTCGCTTCGCTCCCGATGGCACTCGAAAATAGACAACGTTGTATCAGTTCAATTATTCGTGGGAAGAACCCCCGCCCCCTATAGGCGCTAACTTTGTCGCAATTCTTTGTCCCATAGGGACTAAAGAAAATAGCCCGGTAATTCATTGCCGGGAATTTGTGTATCAGTCGTCCCTCCAGGACTCGAAAATCATTAGGTTTTTCCTTAACCGGCGATAAATCGCCGGCCTATTGTCAGCTGTTCCTCCGGAACAAACGACCAAAAACACGATAAGTTAGCGCCTATCCCCCACTCCTTTAGTAAAGGAGGGTAGGGGGATTTAGAAAGTCAGAGGTATCATGATCGCAGGAGAAGCTTCTCGCTACCCCACGCAACGTTAACTAATGCTGAGACCGGGGCAAGGTATGCATCCGGTTTTCTCGGGTTCTCAACTTATTTTATGCCTTCCGCAACGCGCTTCTTGATTACTTTCTTATCCAATTTTCCGACGCTGGTTTTAGGGATTTGATCCACGATAACAAAGTTATCAGGTATCCCCCACTTGGAAACAGAGCCATCGTCCACGAACTTCTGGAGAAAGCTTTTGAGACTGTCCCCGGAAAGCGTGTCCTTAAAATCAGGTTTGGGAACCACCATGGCAAGGGGACGCTCGCCCCATTTTTCATCAGGTATTCCTACCACCGCGACTTCGGAAACCGCTTCGTGCTGGCTTATAAGACTCTCAAGGTACAGAGATGAAATCCATTCACCACCGGTTTTGATTACATCCTTCAGTCGATCCGTGATCTGAAGATAACCGGATGGGTCCACATTCGCGATGTCGCCGGTATGAAGCCAGCCGCCGCCCCAGAGTTCTTCCGATTTCTCGGGTTCCTTGAAGTAACCCTGAGTGAGCCACGGCGCTCGAACCACTATTTCGCCGGGTGTGCGCCCGTCTTTGGGGACTTCTTTTTCGCTCACCACGTCTTGCACCCTGATATTCACGAGAGGAACCGGCAAGCCGGTTTTCGTTCTGATGTCCAACTGCCTTTCCATGTCCCAGTCAACCATGTGGGACTGCACTGTTGCAAGTGTGAGAAGCGGGCATGTTTCCGACATTCCGTACCCGGTGTAGATCTGGATGCCTCGTTCAAGGGCCAATTTTGCCAATCCCCTCGGAAGGGCGGAGCCGCCGATGATCACTTTCCATCCGTTGAGGTCGACATCTTTGGCCGCAGGTGATGTCAGAATCATGTGCAGGATGGTCGGTACGCAGTGAGAGAATGTAACTTTCTCGGTTTGAAGAAGTTTGAGGAGCATGGCAGGCTCATAGCGTCCCGGATACACGTGCTTGGCTCCGAGCACTGTTGCCACGAATGGAACACCCCACGCGTGCACGTGAAACATGGGTGTTATCGGCATGTAGATGTCCGCGGACTGAAATCGTCCCGGTCCGCTGAACCCTGATAACGAAATTGCCATACCCAGCGTATGGAGAACCAGTTGTCGGTGGCTGTAATACACGCCCTTGGGATCGCCGGTGGTTCCTGTCGTATAAAACGTGGTTGCCTTGGCATTCTCGTCAAATTCCGGGAAATCGAACGAATCCACTGCTTGCGTCAGCATTTCTTCGTACTCGGCCGCGAGGGGCACGGATGTGGCGGGTTTTTCCGGGCCCTCTTTCAGGAGAATATATGTCTCTACCGTTTTGAGATGTGGACGAATGGCATCGATTATGGGCAAGAAGTCTTCATGTACCAACACTACTTTGTCTTCGGCATGATTCATGGTGAACAGGATCTGCTCGGGGGAAAGCCTGATGTTCACGGTGTGGAGAACGGCGCCGATCATGGGAATCGCGAAGAACGATTCCAGGTAGCGATGAGAATCCCAATCCAGTACGGCAACTGTGTCTCCCGGTTTGACACCCATGGATGTCAATGCCGAAGCGAGACGGTTAATCCGAGCGTACAGGTCCTTGTACGTATAACGCAGGGAATCGCGATACACAATTTCCTGATCGGGATTGTATATTATGGGTGTGTGAAGTAGCTGCTTGAGCAACAACGGATACGAGTACGCCGAAGGCGACTGGGTAACCAAACGCACTTGCTTGTCCATAATACCTCCTGAAAACGCGTGATTTTTATTTCTCTTGGGCTTCTGAAAATCGGCAGAGTCATGGATCCGAGAAAACAGAGCGTAAACGGAATTCCTGCATTGGTCAAGCGGCTTTTTTATTTGAAGATTGTGCATACTAAGAATGTTACGAACATAACGAGCAAAATAATTCCTGTCGGTAATCTAAAGCCGATCGACAACCCTTCACTACCCGAAAACGGGGAATTGGGGATGCCTGTCTCCCGCGCAAGCAGAATGGGCTGCAAATATGAAAGTTTGCAATCGTGTTGCACAGAACGGGCTGATTTCAAAACCTATGTCCCAGAGCACATAAATTGTATGGCGCGTTTTCAAGCTCTTACCCGCGACAATGAATACCTGTTTTATGTCGGCAATTGCTCTTGACTTTCGCTGAATCCCAATTTAGTCTGATACTGTTAAGCTAAATACAATTTCGTTTCTTGTTCACAAAAAAAGAATGTTTCGCGTAAACAATTCGAATAAGCCGGACCAATGCGGATTTCTGTGAGAGGTACGAACGATGTCTGAGTCGAAACGCAGTACACACGCCTCGATATATGCACGAGAGATGATTCTGGAAGCGCTTGAGGACAGAATCGTTTTGGATGGCGCAGTGGATCGAAACGCAGATGATTACGCAGACGCGGTTCTGGTTTCGGATCAGGCATTGGATCAAGGGCAGGGAGAAGTTGTTGCCGTTCTCGAGGACTACTGTGACGGCAATTGGCACTTCGTGAACGGATGGTGGTTTGCTTACCAGAACGGCTTTAATCTTTGGTACTATGACAGCCTCCACTATTACGCACAGGATGCAGCCACCTCGAGGTGGTTATGGTTCGATGCGGTCATTGATAATCAGTGGGAATATTATCAAACCTGGGAGTATGATTCTGCGATTGCATATTGGTACTACAACGATTGGAATGGTACCTATTATCATCAGAATGATGCACATCGTTATTATCACGATCATATCACCGGAATATGGTGGCAATACAACGCATATACGGGTGCATGGAATCCGGATGCCACGACACAGTTCGCGTACGGTCAGGAAACGCAGTACTGGAGCAACGGTGACACCGATCTGCATTGCTGGTTAACGAATGACGGCACTACACTCCTTGACTGGTGGATTTTTAACGCCGGTTCTGATGGCCAGTGGAGTGGAGGTGCACTCAATGTAGTTTTGGTTGATTACACGGATTTCTTCGAGTGTGTCGAGCAATATACCAAGACCGATGTAATCGTTATTGAGTACGACTTGACTAACGACGGTTTTGCTACGGTTGTTGACGGACTGAGAATTCTGTCGGATTATTATGATACTCAGATATCCAATCTTGCTGTCATGAGTCACGGCAACAGCACGGGGATGTATTTCGGTGAATGGATAAGTTCATCAAACTATAACAACTACTACAACGATTTCCTGGAACTAAATGCATATATGGTAGATAATGGGCAGATCATGCTCTATCATTGTCAAGTAGGCGCCGCATCGACCATGCTCGGCAAAATTGCGGTCTGGACGAGCACGGATGT
The sequence above is a segment of the Desulfomonile tiedjei DSM 6799 genome. Coding sequences within it:
- a CDS encoding fatty acid--CoA ligase, with protein sequence MDKQVRLVTQSPSAYSYPLLLKQLLHTPIIYNPDQEIVYRDSLRYTYKDLYARINRLASALTSMGVKPGDTVAVLDWDSHRYLESFFAIPMIGAVLHTVNIRLSPEQILFTMNHAEDKVVLVHEDFLPIIDAIRPHLKTVETYILLKEGPEKPATSVPLAAEYEEMLTQAVDSFDFPEFDENAKATTFYTTGTTGDPKGVYYSHRQLVLHTLGMAISLSGFSGPGRFQSADIYMPITPMFHVHAWGVPFVATVLGAKHVYPGRYEPAMLLKLLQTEKVTFSHCVPTILHMILTSPAAKDVDLNGWKVIIGGSALPRGLAKLALERGIQIYTGYGMSETCPLLTLATVQSHMVDWDMERQLDIRTKTGLPVPLVNIRVQDVVSEKEVPKDGRTPGEIVVRAPWLTQGYFKEPEKSEELWGGGWLHTGDIANVDPSGYLQITDRLKDVIKTGGEWISSLYLESLISQHEAVSEVAVVGIPDEKWGERPLAMVVPKPDFKDTLSGDSLKSFLQKFVDDGSVSKWGIPDNFVIVDQIPKTSVGKLDKKVIKKRVAEGIK
- a CDS encoding DUF4347 domain-containing protein; translated protein: MSESKRSTHASIYAREMILEALEDRIVLDGAVDRNADDYADAVLVSDQALDQGQGEVVAVLEDYCDGNWHFVNGWWFAYQNGFNLWYYDSLHYYAQDAATSRWLWFDAVIDNQWEYYQTWEYDSAIAYWYYNDWNGTYYHQNDAHRYYHDHITGIWWQYNAYTGAWNPDATTQFAYGQETQYWSNGDTDLHCWLTNDGTTLLDWWIFNAGSDGQWSGGALNVVLVDYTDFFECVEQYTKTDVIVIEYDLTNDGFATVVDGLRILSDYYDTQISNLAVMSHGNSTGMYFGEWISSSNYNNYYNDFLELNAYMVDNGQIMLYHCQVGAASTMLGKIAVWTSTDVFANLGDQWYYWTWYSSPYEETDGIWNHNYYQVHLGEYLFEYRSDRYATYNMLFNFA